One segment of Streptomyces sp. NBC_00576 DNA contains the following:
- a CDS encoding TetR/AcrR family transcriptional regulator — translation MSDSLRTRLIDVGVDLVTSEGVHALTLREIARRAGVSHGAPRRYFPTHLELLSAIARRGFTELAARGAQAIEDSGRGTAGPREQIAVLGRVYLDFALANRGMHELMFRHDLLESNTLGLREASLPVFAQLVDLVGQARPEADARLLAGSLLANLYGIAQLWTWGSLQLTTGADDFAPLLRTALDAHLGPEER, via the coding sequence ATGAGCGATTCCCTGCGTACCCGCCTGATCGATGTCGGCGTCGACCTGGTGACCTCGGAAGGCGTGCACGCGCTCACCCTCCGGGAGATCGCCCGCCGCGCCGGCGTCTCGCACGGCGCCCCTCGCCGCTACTTCCCGACCCACCTGGAGCTGCTGTCCGCCATCGCCCGCCGCGGCTTCACCGAGCTGGCGGCCAGGGGGGCACAGGCGATCGAGGACAGTGGGCGCGGTACGGCGGGACCCCGGGAGCAGATCGCCGTCCTCGGGCGCGTGTACCTCGACTTCGCGCTCGCCAACCGGGGCATGCACGAGCTGATGTTCCGTCACGACCTGCTGGAGAGCAACACGTTGGGGCTGCGTGAGGCCAGCCTGCCCGTCTTCGCCCAGCTGGTGGATCTCGTCGGGCAGGCCCGGCCGGAGGCCGACGCCCGGCTCCTCGCCGGGTCACTGCTGGCGAACCTCTACGGCATCGCCCAGCTGTGGACCTGGGGCAGCCTCCAACTCACCACGGGCGCCGACGACTTCGCACCCCTGCTGCGTACGGCCCTCGACGCGCACCTCGGACCGGAGGAGCGGTGA
- a CDS encoding MFS transporter, whose protein sequence is MVVALDGTVLTIAQPTLQRELHASFAEVQWTSTTYLIAVASLLVFAGRLGDRYGHQRLFAIGVLGFGAVSAGIGFASGVGWVIGLRAVQGVFGALLQPATLGMLRAAFPPERLGMPIALRTSAIGVAAAAGPLVGGVLVTQVGWRAVFFLNVVPALVLGVLALAVRAPGPRRSPEPGQGRLDLPGAALLALSLACLVHTLVGVPEHGWSTSGVLGLLTATGAGLVLVRHERRTGDPLLPPDVLGSVVVGAALGILVAASAAMFGTLFVASYVLQDELGMDPLRTSLAALPGGVAMVLGAPVAAVLLRRYGARRTTVAGLVMLALGVLILSRASGTVAVGGGFLLLGAGFAAVMVTATAVVVRHVPAGSAGVAGGLQQTAMNVGPVLGVATAATLATATDGLRTALPVLAGVALVGVLAARKLPVMGDAKATPVGSLRHHGGS, encoded by the coding sequence GTGGTCGTCGCTCTCGACGGCACCGTGCTGACCATCGCGCAGCCCACCCTGCAACGGGAACTGCACGCCTCGTTCGCCGAGGTCCAGTGGACGAGCACCACGTATCTCATCGCGGTGGCGAGCCTCCTCGTGTTCGCCGGGCGGCTCGGCGACCGGTATGGGCATCAACGGCTGTTCGCCATCGGGGTGTTGGGGTTCGGGGCGGTGTCGGCGGGCATCGGGTTCGCGTCCGGGGTGGGCTGGGTGATCGGACTGCGGGCCGTTCAGGGGGTCTTCGGCGCGCTGCTGCAACCCGCCACGCTCGGGATGCTGCGCGCCGCGTTCCCGCCCGAGCGGCTCGGGATGCCGATCGCGCTGCGGACCAGTGCGATCGGGGTGGCCGCGGCGGCCGGTCCGCTGGTGGGCGGTGTCCTGGTGACCCAGGTGGGCTGGCGGGCGGTGTTCTTCCTCAATGTCGTACCGGCGCTGGTGCTGGGCGTCCTGGCGCTGGCCGTCCGTGCTCCCGGCCCTCGCCGGTCACCCGAACCCGGACAGGGGCGGCTCGACCTCCCCGGCGCCGCGCTGCTTGCGCTGTCCCTCGCCTGCCTGGTGCACACGCTCGTCGGTGTCCCGGAGCACGGCTGGAGCACATCAGGCGTCCTCGGGCTGCTCACGGCGACGGGCGCGGGCCTCGTCCTCGTACGCCATGAGCGGCGTACGGGTGACCCGCTGCTGCCGCCCGACGTGCTCGGATCGGTGGTCGTGGGCGCCGCGCTGGGCATTCTCGTGGCCGCGTCGGCTGCGATGTTCGGCACACTCTTCGTGGCCAGCTACGTACTCCAGGACGAGCTGGGCATGGACCCGTTGCGCACGAGTCTGGCCGCGCTGCCCGGCGGCGTGGCGATGGTGCTGGGGGCACCCGTGGCCGCCGTGCTGCTGCGTCGGTACGGGGCCCGGCGTACGACCGTGGCCGGTCTGGTCATGCTCGCGCTGGGCGTGCTCATACTGTCCCGGGCGTCCGGGACGGTGGCTGTCGGCGGTGGATTCCTGCTGCTCGGAGCAGGTTTCGCCGCCGTGATGGTGACCGCGACAGCCGTCGTCGTACGGCATGTCCCGGCCGGGTCCGCAGGGGTGGCGGGCGGGTTGCAGCAGACCGCGATGAACGTCGGCCCGGTCCTCGGGGTGGCCACGGCGGCCACGCTCGCCACCGCCACCGACGGACTGCGGACCGCGTTGCCCGTGCTCGCGGGCGTGGCCCTCGTCGGCGTACTCGCCGCCCGAAAACTGCCGGTCATGGGCGACGCGAAGGCGACGCCTGTCGGGTCCCTGCGTCACCATGGGGGG